The genomic interval TGATGGCGGGGTTGCTCAGGTCCAGCTTGAGCCAGGTGCCGGTGCCGTCGGCGTTGTACTTGGCGGCATACAGCGTGCCGTTGTCCAGGTACTTGGCGCCGGTGGCCAGGCGGTCGGCGGGGTTGGCGTCGGCGGCGCTCCACACGGCGTTGGACACGTATTTGTAGACGTATTCGCTGCGCGAGTCGTCACCCATGTAGAAGGCCAGCGGCTGGCCGACCACCGGGTTGCTGGGCCAGGCACCTTCGTGCGCAAAGCGGCCCAGGGCGGTGTGCTTGACCGGGGTGGAAGTCGGGTTGTACGGGTCGATCTCGACCACCCAGCCGAAGGTGTTGTGGGTGTTGCGGAAGTCGTCGGTGCCGTCGGTGGATGCACCCAGCTTGCTGGCATCCCAGCGGGCGTATTCGGTGCTGGTGCTGTCGGCGGGCACCACGGTGGCCCAGCGTTGGCCGCCGCCTGCGCCCTGGGCCAGGCCGATGCGTTTGAAGGCGGTGCGTTCCTTGGCGCTGCGCAGTGCGTCGTCGGCGCTGCCGCGGCGGAAGAAGCCGGCAAAGTTTTCTTCGCAGGTCAGGTAGGTGCCCCAGGGCGTGTAGCCGCTGGCGCAGTTGCCGATCATGCCGCGGGTGGCGGTGCCGTCGGGCGAGTACTTGGTTTTCAAAAGGGCCGAGCCCTTGGCCGGGCCGCCAAACACCATGGGCGTGCGCGGTGTGATGCGGCGGTTGAAGCTGGAGGCCTTGACCACGCCAAACACCCCGGCGCTCTTGCTGATTTCGATGACCGACGCGCCGTGCGCTTCGACTTCTTTCAGCGCTTCGGCTTCGGGGCGCGGGCCGGCGCTGGAAGCGATGTTGGTCTGGCCGTTGGGGTGCATGAAGGGCACCGTGCCGTTGATGGCTTCGTGGTTGATGGCCATCAACGCGCGGCTGTTGCTGGTCTGCGAAGGCTTGCCGTCGGTGGTCAGACCAAAGTAGTGCATGCCGTCGTGGTGGTCGCCGCTACGGCGGGCGAAGTTGCTGTCGGTGCCGTTGTTCTGGTAGTCGCCCACGCTGGGGTCGATGGAGTCGCCGGTGGCGTAGACCACGGTGGCGGTGTAGCCCGCAGGCACGGTGACGCGGTCTACCAGGTCTTTGGGCACGGCGGTAAAGCCCAGCACGGGCGGCAGCAGCGGGGCGGCCGGGGCATCGTCGCCACCGCCGCAGGCCGCCAGGCCCAAACCGCCCAGGCTGGCCGTGGCCAGTGCGCCCACGCCGGAACGCAGCACCTGGCGGCGGCCCACGGGGGCGGCCATCACGTCCTGCAAATGGAGGTTGGCGCTGGGGTTGTTGTCGAGGTCGTCGGGGTCGGTGAAGGCGGTGGTGGGGGCGTGGGCAGGTGTGTTCATCGTGGAGTTGCTGTGTGAAGAATGCGTAAAGTTGTAGCGTATCCACGGGGTATGACAGGTCTGTGAAACACCGGTCCGGGTGCCGCAGGGCTGTCATCGCCCTGACACACAGCCACCCTAGAGTGCGGGCTTTTGTCCAAGGGTGTGTCCATGTTTGTCCGAAGTCTTGCGTCCGTGCTGGCCGCGCTCAGTCTGGTGTCGTGTGCGTCGGTGGGGCCGCAGGCCACCCCGGGTTTTGCGTTTGGTCTGTGGGGCGACATGCCCTACCAAAAAGCGGGCGACGGCAGCAAGCTCCCGGCGGTATTACGCAGCATCAACCAATCGGACATCGCCTTTTCGCTGTACGACGGCGACATCAAGGACGGCAGCTCCCAGTGCACCGACAGCATCTACCAGGATGCTTTGGCGATGTTTGGCAGCATGGCCAAACCCGTGGTCTATGTGCCCGGCGACAACGAGTGGACCGACTGCCACCGCCTGAATAACGGCGGCTATGACACGCTGGAGCGCCTGGCCCATCTGCGCCGCGTGATGTACCCCACCTTGAACAGCCTGGGCCAAACCCAGATGCCGCTGGAGCACCAGGGCAAGCTGGGCGAAAAGTATGTGGAAAACACCCGCTTCAGCCATGGCGGCGTGGTGTTTGTGGGCCTGAATGTGCCCGGCAGCAACAACAACCTGGTGCTCAGCGCCAAGGAATGCAGCGCCAAGAGCGCGCGCAAGACCGCGCAGTGCGATGCCGCCAGCGCCGAATACCTGGAGCGCGACAGTGCCAACGTGGCCTGGCTGGCCGCCTCGTTTGCGCAGGCCAAGGCGCAAAAGGCGCGCGGCATCGTGCTGGTGCTGCAGGCCGACCCCGGCTTCGACCTGCCGGAAACCGAAGACGTGGACGAGAGTACCGCAGCGGGCTACGTGGGCTACCGCAACTTCATGGACGCGGTGGTCAAGGAGACCGAGCAGTACCCGGGCCAGGTGCTGTTCGTGCACGGCGACACGCACTTCTTCAAGCTCGACAAGCCCCTGTACAGCCCCACCAAGATGCTGCCCAACCTGACCCGCCTGCAAACCTTTGGCAGCCCCTCGCTGCATTGGGTGCGGGTGACGGTGGATGTGGCTTCGGACAACGTATTCACCGTGCATCCCGTGGTGGTGCGCCAGCCATAAAAAAAGCCTCTGACGCATCAGGAAATATGCGACAGAGGCCTTAACCCAAAACCGGGGGGCCAGCGCTTGGGGCACCGGCCCGTGGGTTCGGGACACAGGACATGGAATTACGCAGCGTCCGACCGGAGGGCCGCAAACCTGCCAGCCAGGCGCTGCGCAATTCCCGGGAAATCCTTGCTACCCCGCGACAAGTTGCGCGTGGCTGGCAAGGCTTGCATGTTCCCAAGCCGCGGGGTCGGCTGTGTGTCGGAACCGGGGCGTTGTGTTGCATTTGTCATCTGCAGCCCACCCCACGCAAAAAAGCCTGCGGGGCCGGAATTGCTTCCTGCCCCGCGGGCTGTGTGCCTAGCGGCTTGGTGGCTTAGTCGTTGGTGTCGGTCGAGAAGGTACGCACGTTGCTGTACGCATTGGCCACGCCGGGCACGGTGCTGGCCACATAGCGGGCCTTGGATTCTTCTTGCGGGCCTTGTGCCCAGCCGTGCAGGGTCACGGTACCGTTGCTGGCGGTGACGGTGACATCCTTGGCATCAGAGCCCAGTTGGGTGCTGATGGCGGATTGCACGGAGCTGGCCAGATCGGCATCGTTGGCGGCAGCGTGGGCGGGCAGGAAAGCGCCAGCAGCCAGGGCGAACAAAGCGGAAGCGGCGATACGGTTGAAAGAGCGGGTCATGGTGAGGTCCTTTGGGGTTGTTGCAATGTTTTTGCGATGGGGTGATCTTCCCAAGCCGCAGCGGCTTTTGTGTGTCGGGCGCACGCAGGCTGTGTTGCAACTGCAATCTAGGGTGAAACCCTAGGGCTTGGATGTGTGGGCCTATTTTTGGGAATGAAAATGGCAGCTTGCGCTGATCTGGTAAGCATGAGTAGCTCCTATTTTTTACTCTCAAAAGAGAAGCGATCTGTGCGGGCCGCATGGGTGCTAGCCAATGGGGTCGGATCCCAATTGCGCGCTGGCTGCTGGCGGGTCGAGACGGCTGTACCCCGCATTTGGGCTCCGATCCCTATGGGCGGGGTGGCGGTGACGGCTTCTGGGTGCCTGTGCTGGTCAAGTTTTTTCGGACACCGCGATAGGTTGTTTGATTGCCGATTGCTGCTCGAAAGCATTGGGTGGCAAGTTGCCCAGTTTGGAGTGCAGCCGTACGCTGTTGTAGAAGCCAACGATGTAGTCGGCGATGTCGGTCATGGCCTCAGCGTGGTTGGCGTAATCGCGCTGCCAAGCCCGCTCCGTCTTGAGGCTCAGGAAGAAGCGCTCCATGACCGCGTTGTCCCAACAGTTGCCCTTGCGGCTCATGCTGCCGACCAAGCCGTGGCGCACCAGCAATGCCTGGTGCAACGCGCTGGCGTATTGGCTTCCACGGTCGGAATGAATAATCAGCCCTGGCGCGGGGCGGCGCTGCGCGATGGCCAACTGCAGCGCCGCGCACACCAACTCGGCATGCATGGTCGGCGCCATCGCCCAGCCCACGACTTTGCGCGCGTACAGGTCCAGCACCACCGCCAGGTACAGCCAGCCGCTGCGCGTGCGGATGTAGGTGATGTCGCTCACCCAGGCCTGATTAGGGAGGTTCGGATTGAAGCGCCGTGCCAGCAGGTTGTCTGAGACCGGCAGCGCATGACCGCTGTCGGTGGTGTGGACGAACTTGCGCCGCCACAGGGCCCGCAGCCTGTTCTCGCGCATCAAACGCCGTACGCGGTAACGCCCGATGTGCAGCCCCTGAGCACGCAGCACCGCGCCAAGGCGACGGCTGCCATAGACGCGGCCGCTGGCGGCAAACTCGGCCTTCAATTGCGTGCTGAGCAAGCAGGCCTTGGGCGCGAGCTTGGTGCGCTGACGGGCACCGTAGTAGCCTGAACGGCTGACGCCCAGCACCCGGCATAGCCGCTCAACGGTGACGGCCTTCTTGTGCAACTGCTCGACGAACTGGTAGCTCATCGAAGCTCGCGGGCAAAGAAGGCCGATGCTTTTTTTAGGATATCTACGTCGCCGCGCAGTTGCTTGTTCTCGGCCTCCAACTGGCGGATGCGTTGCTGCTCGGCGGTGAGCGGTTTGCCGATACCGGGTCGGCCTGCAGCCTCTTCATCGGCTTGCGCCAGCCAGCGCCTTACGGCCGTCTCGCCGAGCTTTAGGTCGCGGCAAACCTCAGTCACGCTCAAGCCCTGCTCGCGAATCATCTGCACGACTTGCAGCTTGAACTCCGCGTTGAATGTCCGTCTTTGCTTCTTGGTCATATTTCTCGTCCAGGTGGATTCCACCTATCGAGGTGTCCGGGGGAATTAGACCAGCACAGCCTGCCAGCATCCTCGGCCGGGATGTGCGCCCGGCGGCGCAGTCACCTTTCTTTGAACGCCAAAAAAAGGTAACCCAAAGAAAGGCGCCCCAACTGTCTGCGCCCCTGCGCTGGCGCTTCGGGGAACCTGCGGTGCGCGCTTTGGGCGGGGTCTGGCTAAACTCGCTGGCGCTCAAACAACGCCAGCCCTTTTCCGCCCAAAGCTGTGCTCCTCGGCGCACACAGATGGGGACCCCGGGAGCGGGATCGGCCCGGCGGTGCCGGGCATCGCGCCTAGGGCGCGAGTTGGAGGGTGTTTGGCGTGGGGTGGACTATTTTGCCCATTTCGAATATTTAGACTAATTTCCGGATGCAAAATTGACATCTTGTGCTTACCAGATAAGCATGAGCAGCTATCAAAAAGAAAGCGTATTCCGCTTGGGCACCGACTTCGTCGACAAGGAAGTCGATGCCGTCAAAATTATTGCCGCCAGCCTGCAACTCGCCACGGCAGCACAGCTCAATGCGTTGCTGCACACCGAAGTGTTAAAGGAAATTTGCCATGTCTAAAACCCAGTCCTCTGCCCCTAACCGCGTCCTGAACGAGATGATGGAAATGGCCCAGGCCCTGCAAGGCCACGCCCTGATCTCCAAGCAAGACATGGCCAAGATGCAACTCATCTGCCAAAAGCCTCCCGAATACACCTCAGAGAACGTCACCTACATCCGGGTGGAACGTGCCAAGGTCAGCCAGTCGGTGCTGGCCTCCATCCTGAACGTCAGCCTGTCCGCCGTACAAAAGTGGGAGTCGCCCGGCTCGGGTCGCCACCCCAGCGGTGCCGCGGCCAAGTTGCTGCAATTGATCGAGGCACGGGGGCTGGAGGCGATTGTTGCGTGATGGAGATGGTGGTCCGTTACCACGGTAGTTGTTTGGCGAATCCCGTTTTTGCGATTTCAGGTTTTTAGGCCATTTTTTAGATGCCAAAACGGCGCTCTGTCCTTATCAGACGGGCGCAAGCAGCTCTTATTTTTACTACTAGAAATGTAGCACTCCACGCTGAGTACAAAGGCATTGCTGTCTTCTGTAGGTTGACGTGCCAAGCTTGTTCGTTCGGATGCGACGGACCTCTGACTCTCTCATTTCGTGCCCTAGGCACGATGGGGCGCTGCGCGCCCCCGATTCCGCTCCCCGGGGTCCCCATCTGTGTGCGCCGAGGAGCACAGCTTTGGGCGGATCAGGGCTGGCGTCTGTCTGAGCCGAAGGCGAGTTTAGCCAGACCCCGCCCAAAGCGCGCACCGCAGGTTCCCGCAGCGCCAGCGGAGGGCGCAGACAGTTGGGGCGCCTTTCTTTTGGTGACTTTTCTTTTGCGCAAAAGAAAAGTTACTGCGCCGCCGGGCGCAAGCAGTATTTGAAACGTAGCGGTAGTTGAGCTGAGGATTAAATCGGCAGTTTGTGCCCATTCAGTAAGCGTAGGAAGCTACTAATTGCATAGTATTGATATCCCACGGCGATCCCCGACCGGGTGATGCACCTGGCGGCACAGCCACTTGTTCTTTTGTGCAAAAAAAGTAACCCAAAGAAAAGCGGCCCGGCGGTGCCGGGTATCGGCACGATATATTGCAACGTACAGGGAGTTGCACCGCATTTGGTGGCCTTTGCCAAGGCGACGAATGTCCATTTTGGAGTACTTACTACATGCGATATCTGTTGTCTTTTTTAGTGGCTTCAGTGTGTGCAGGGTGCGCAACGGTTGAGGTGCCCGAGGGCGTGTATGAGGTGGTCGCCTATGACGCTTCGGGCAAGGTACTTCGCAGTACCAAGGTCATCACCAACAGAAGTACGCCGCTCTATTCCACACGCAACGCGTTGTGCATCAACCATCCCAAATCGCGTGTAGCCATCACCGCACCGAACGGCAGCCCATTTGGCGACAGCTACCAGTGCCCCTGACACCCCAAGCTCTGACCTCCAAGCAAGGCATGGCCGAGTTGCTGCAACTGATCGAGGCACGGGGGCTGGAGGCGATTGTTGCGTGAGGTCCACCTCACCCCAAATGCCCCAGCGGCAACACCCCGCTGCCCTTCACCTCGCCCAGTGAAAAGCTGGTGTGCAGGTCCTTCACATTCGGCAAATTCATCAGCACCTGGCGGGCAAACTGGCTGAAGGTATTCAGGTCGCGCGACACCACCTGCAATTCAAACGTGCCGGTGCCACTGATGTAGTGGCAGGAGACGACCTCGGGGATGTTGCGGATGGCATCTTCCAGGCCTTGCAGGGCGGGGCCGCTGTTTTGCACGGCGTCGATGCGCACAAAGGCCAATACGTCCAGGCCGATCTTGTGCCGGTCGATTTCGGCGCGGTAGCCCCGTATGTAGCCGGCTTCTTCCAGCGCCCGGACGCGCCGCCAGCAGGGGGCGGCGGACAGGCCGACGCGCTGGGCCAGTTCGGCGTTGGTCAGGCGGGCATTGGCTTGCAGCGCATCGAGTATCAAAAGATCAAATTTATCGAGCATGGTGATTTTTAAGCAAGGTTCTTTCGCATAGTAGGCGAATGCGGGCAAAGAACGCAAAGACTTTTCAGGGGTACAGGCATACACTTTTCCCACAAAGCGTAGCCCACTGCGCAGGAGACAACAACGATGAATGCCCCTCTTCCCGAACAACTGCGCAAAGCCCTCGAAGCCGCGTCGCTGGACGACAAATACAGCCTGGACTTTGGCCCGGCTTTCATGAGCGGGGTGCAGGCCCTGGTCAAGCTGCCCATGCTGCAGCGCCAGCGCGATGCGCGGCAGGGGCGCAACACGGCGGGCTTTATCAGCGGTTACCGGGGTTCGCCGCTGGGCACCTACGACCAGGCGCTGTGGAAGGCCGGCAAATACCTCAAGGCGCAGCACATCGTGTTCCAGCC from Comamonadaceae bacterium OS-1 carries:
- a CDS encoding IS3 family transposase ISPosp5 translates to MSYQFVEQLHKKAVTVERLCRVLGVSRSGYYGARQRTKLAPKACLLSTQLKAEFAASGRVYGSRRLGAVLRAQGLHIGRYRVRRLMRENRLRALWRRKFVHTTDSGHALPVSDNLLARRFNPNLPNQAWVSDITYIRTRSGWLYLAVVLDLYARKVVGWAMAPTMHAELVCAALQLAIAQRRPAPGLIIHSDRGSQYASALHQALLVRHGLVGSMSRKGNCWDNAVMERFFLSLKTERAWQRDYANHAEAMTDIADYIVGFYNSVRLHSKLGNLPPNAFEQQSAIKQPIAVSEKT
- a CDS encoding insertion element IS6110 uncharacterized 12.0 kDa protein; amino-acid sequence: MTKKQRRTFNAEFKLQVVQMIREQGLSVTEVCRDLKLGETAVRRWLAQADEEAAGRPGIGKPLTAEQQRIRQLEAENKQLRGDVDILKKASAFFARELR
- the lrp_3 gene encoding leucine-responsive regulatory protein, which codes for MLDKFDLLILDALQANARLTNAELAQRVGLSAAPCWRRVRALEEAGYIRGYRAEIDRHKIGLDVLAFVRIDAVQNSGPALQGLEDAIRNIPEVVSCHYISGTGTFELQVVSRDLNTFSQFARQVLMNLPNVKDLHTSFSLGEVKGSGVLPLGHLG